The Terracoccus luteus genome includes a region encoding these proteins:
- the def gene encoding peptide deformylase translates to MSIKDIRLFGDPVLRTRAIEVVDFDKELRQLVADLGDTMMDAPGAGLAAPQLGVGLRVFTYYVDDVLGHLVNPVLELSDEEQCGPEGCLSIPGIAFDTTRARHVVARGQDMWGEPVVVEGSDLLARCVQHETDHLDGVLFVDRLDSEARRAAMRAIREAEWFGEPPPDVRVSPHTTFGRAM, encoded by the coding sequence GTGTCGATCAAAGACATCCGACTGTTCGGTGACCCCGTGCTGCGCACCCGCGCGATCGAGGTCGTCGACTTCGACAAGGAGCTGCGCCAGCTCGTGGCCGATCTCGGCGACACCATGATGGACGCGCCCGGGGCCGGCCTCGCCGCCCCGCAGCTCGGGGTCGGGCTCCGGGTCTTCACCTACTACGTCGACGACGTGCTCGGCCACCTCGTCAACCCGGTGCTCGAGCTGTCCGACGAGGAGCAGTGCGGCCCCGAGGGGTGCCTCTCGATCCCCGGAATCGCCTTCGACACGACCCGGGCGCGGCACGTCGTGGCGCGTGGCCAGGACATGTGGGGCGAGCCCGTCGTCGTCGAGGGCAGCGACCTGCTCGCGCGGTGCGTCCAGCACGAGACCGACCACCTCGACGGCGTGCTCTTCGTCGACCGGCTCGACTCCGAGGCCCGCCGGGCCGCGATGCGCGCCATCCGCGAGGCGGAGTGGTTCGGCGAGCCGCCTCCCGACGTGCGGGTCAGCCCGCACACCACCTTCGGCCGGGCGATGTGA